A region of the Sarcophilus harrisii chromosome 3, mSarHar1.11, whole genome shotgun sequence genome:
GAGGTAGCCGGGGAGCGGAGGTCTCGGCTTGTTACAGCCCCTCCCTGCCCACCTGGAGCCATTCTTGGGGGGACTGCACACCCATCCCTGTCAAATCCGGTACTGGCTGTGAATTGTCTATGGAAAAACACTATGGCCCCTGAGCCCACCCTCTCAAGGACCCAAATGGGGGAGGGACTGGGCTGGGGCCTCACCCAATGCACTCGATTTCTAAGTAGCCAACAGCATCTGGGTGGTGGCATCAACGGCCCCCCAGACCCTCCTGAACCCCAGACCAAAGAGGCTTCCTCCCTGCCCTTCCTCCAGGAGGGCGTGACCTTCCCGCCCCCAGTTTGTACCTTCccaaatctttatatttttctaggaCATGTTACTGCCTCAATTTCAATAAAGCCGACCAGAAATGCAGGGGGGCCTGTGGTCCTGGTCAGCGCTCCCCAGGGGCTTGCCTCAACCCCGCACCTCTCACTTCCTCCCCGAGGAAAGTGGGGCCTTGGGGGAGGCCCTCCCATGGTGCCTGGGGGTGCCAGAATCAGCTCTTGGCCCTCGCCACACCAGGATGACCCAGCATTCTCCAGGGAAAGTCCAAGAACAGGAGCGATTTTATTTTGAGAACAGCCgataatctataaatataactggggtgggggaggggagcgaGAGCACAATTGGGTTTTCAACATTTAATTCCCGAGGGTCAGACTGAGGAAGGGGGGGCTGACTTTGCTGCCCTCTGGCCCAGGGCATCCTCTGCCCTCCCTTTGCTTGCTGGGTAAATAGGGGCGCAGGCGGCCCGTCCCCCACCCATAGGCTCAGAGGCCAACAACTCCCCGGTAGATGGGCTGAGGGTGGGGCCCCAGGATGAGGGGAGAGCTGCATGCCCCTCCCCATTGGCCACACCgaggtcgggggggggggggggcgggggccggCCCTGCTTCACACAGACTGCAGGCTGTCAGGGAGGGGGTCCCCCAGGGGGGAGCCCATGCAGGCCAGGCCTGGGCAGCACAGGGCCTTCTCGGCCAGCAGCAAGTGGAAGGGCTTGGGGGACAAACGGTCGTCCTCCTCGCTGGAACAGTCCTGCCGGACAATCCGGTTGTGCTGGCGGCTGAACTTCCGGGCCTTGATGCTGGGGAACAGGTCAACCAGGGGGAGGGCGGTGAGAGGCAGAAGGGAGGTGTGGCCACAGCGGGGAAtcgtccccctcccccccagaacTTCCCAGGGCACCCCGGCCTGGCCGATCCCTTGGGGGCTTTCACTGTGACCTGGGCATCAGGGCTTTGGGACTTGGAGGACAAGGAGCCCAGAGGGTCCCTGTCCCCTCAGCTGCCAGTCCTGCCCACCCCGCCCTCCCCCTTACCAGTAGGGCCTCCTCTCCTGCTTGGTCATCACTCGCCACAAATGTGCCAGCTCTTTGGTGGCCGCGGTGGATGCAGTGCCAGGGCAGGCTCTGccggaggaagaggagggggggggTGAGAACACAGAAGCAGCTGGGCCAGGTGCAGGGGGCTCTGCTTGGGTCCACTTGGGCAAGACCCCTTTTAGGGGCTGTTTTCCCATTTGACTTTACCTATTCCAAGGCCCCTCTTGGCTCTGATGTCCCCTATTCTAGGCCCTTCTCAGCCCTGACATCTCTTCTATGGGGTCTCTCAGCTCATTCTTCATCCTGATGTCCCCTGTTCTAGGGGCCCCTCAACCCTGATgtcccctgttctaaggctctTCCCGGCTCTGACATTCGGGATTTGAAGATTTAAGGGTCTTCCTCACTCTGAGTCTCTACAGCTGGCCAGAATCTCCAGTATCCCCTCCCCTACAAAAGCCCTGAGGAGGGGGCTTCCGTATGGGACTCGGGGGGCCTTTGCCCTCAACCACACGTTCCGCTGGGCCTGGAGTCTCCCCTTGAGTCCTTGCACAGTGTATGACGCCTACAAGTCGGGCAGGAATAGTCCCTCAGGGGGGTGGCCGGGAGCTGGTGTCCAGCAGTCGTTGACCTCAGCCAAGTCACTTCATGGAGGCCGTTCCCCTAGCCAGACAgcccgggggggagggggctggccTTCAGCGAGCAGAGAGCGGGCTTGGCCCCACGGGAGGGCTGGGTCGGGGCGCCCGAGCGGCCGGGCCACGCACCCACCGGATGTACTGCTTGCGGTTGAGCCGGCAGAACATGATGAAGCCGTTGACGCACTTCTTCTTCAGCTGGAAAGGGCAGTGCGCCTTCTTGGTCTCCTTGTGCCTCCCGGAGCCGCTGGTGCTGCTGCTGTTGCCGCTGGCGCGGCTCCGCTTCCGCTTCCTCCCGAAGGTGGGCAGGGGCAAGGCCCGCTTGGTTGGGGTCCAGGTGCAGTCGCTGTCCTCGTCGCTGGAGGACAGGAAGCCGTCTGGGGTGGGCTGGGAGGCCTGGGGCGGGGGCAAAGGGCTTAGTCTGGACCGTCGCCTGCCCAGTGCCCAGCGCCAAGCGGCGGATGGCAGGCGGCTCCGAGGTGATGTCGCCCGGGGTGGGAACCTCAGCTCGGACCCAGGGAGCACATGGCCCTCCAGAGAAGTGGAGAAGTCACTGGGCAGGGAGGTGGCATACGGCCCCTCAGAAAATGAGGGACTGGGCTGCTCTCGAGGTCCTCCCAGCTTTCATGTTCAGAGACACAGGGAACTCCTTGGTGCCCCCAGAGAGCTTCCCCCCAAATCTCTACCTGCCTCATTGGTAAAACGGGGAGCCCCTCTTCCCTCCCAGGGTGGCTGTCGGGCTGCCGTGGGCCTGGCCCAGAGGAGGGTCTGTATCAAGGAGAGCTGCCGCTCTCCATTAGGGCTCCCCCTTCCGGGCTGACTTTTCAGGCCCCTTGCCAGCCCCTCCAGCCAGCTCCAGGTGGCCAAGCCCCCTCAAACAGGACACCAAGTGTCGGGGTGCTCCCCACGCTCGATCTCACCTCCTGCCGTCTGTTCCACAGGGACACGAGCTCAGTCACCCCGGAGCTGGGGCTGGAGTCAGTCTTGCTGGTCTCGCTCAGGGAGAGGTAGCAGTGGTCAAGGGAGAACGCCGACTGGAAGAGGTCGAGGGAGTGGGGAGGGTCCGCGGGGGCCGGGTCCTGGGCAGGAGAGAGGGAGCCGAGTGGCGGCCAGCCTCCCAGCCCAGGTCTTTTGCTCCGCGGCGGCAGCCGGCCCCCTGGGCCTGCGTCCATTTGTTCTAGGCCCCAGGACTCCCCAGGCTGGACTGCCTGACCTTGGGGCTCCGGCTTCTCCCCGAGCCATAAGTGGGGgagtggggctggggctgggcgTTTTACAAGACCAGGAGGCCTTTGGGAAGCAAAGGAAGGGGACAGAGCAGGGAGAGGCCTCTGAGGCCGCTACCTTCTTCTGCGGGGTGCCGGCCAGGCCGTCCAAGCAAGTGGAGGACTGTGGACTCAGGCAGACGTCTTCAAAGAGAGCTGTGAGTAGAGAGAGGCAGGGGTCAGGAAGCCTTCGGGGGCTTCCTGACCCCCAGCCCATGGTGTGTCGGTACTGGGACATCACCTTGGGTAAGGCTCTCGGCGCCCTCCTGAAGGAGCTTCTCGGGCAGCAGTCGGCCCGGAGAGGTGAAGAGTGAGGGGCTGAGACCGAGCTCCTCGCCAGGTTGGCCAGATCCAGGCCAGCTCCTTTTCCGGGGAGAATCCACCAAGGGGCTCCCTGGAAAGCAGAACGGCAAGCTGAGCTGCAGACACGCCCTGCCACCAACAGACTTTTCCATGAACCCCAAGGTGGGTGGAACCCCGAGAAGGATGACAGGTGCCCAGAAAAGCCCCCCTCCTGCCCTAAGAGTCTTCTGCAGCAAAGACAGGGCAGCAGGAAGAACACTTCCCAGGGCAGCCTCTGCGCTCCCAGAAGGCTGGGGTTCAGCCTTGACTCCagaatgatgaaaaagagccttgCCCTCTCTAAGCCTCAGCTTCCCTAATTGTACAGTGAGGGATCAGATCAGGGGGTTTCCCAAGGTGCCGCCATCCTTGATCTCCTCCCTGCCAGCAAGGATGCCCCAACATCTGTTCGGATCTAGGATCGGGGACCACAACCCGCTTCTGATTTTGCACACCCAGGGGCTGGGCCCGGGCTCCAGGGTCAGAAGAAGGGAGGCCAGAGAGACGGGCTCTTGCTCACCAAGGGGGCTGCCCTCGGGGGGCCAGGCTGAGAGCCAAGGCCCTGTGTCCACTGccgcctcctcttcctcctcacagGAGTCATAGAACACCAGCTCCTGCCTGCAGGTTGGAGGGATTCAAGAGGAACAATCAGAGCCTTGAGCA
Encoded here:
- the BHMG1 gene encoding basic helix-loop-helix and HMG box domain-containing protein 1 isoform X1 yields the protein MWGPSGPPFPPERPQGGPGCRMSPVGSSDRKRRRNHTNTLQELAMLLPIPLQSSSKKLTKKEILLHVLHYIEHLQRSIDMAKSLLLFQPTDKEDRRAHLCLPLGRSPSQPGKQPLEESAPNRSRGAAVGGVALVRRHPTPCHHLESWLPPSHGGAELTLLEMAEGGVHFCLATCCGEASVQEEHPCPPCETPKAAGDEYLPPQPWSKPLPRQELVFYDSCEEEEEAAVDTGPWLSAWPPEGSPLGSPLVDSPRKRSWPGSGQPGEELGLSPSLFTSPGRLLPEKLLQEGAESLTQALFEDVCLSPQSSTCLDGLAGTPQKKDPAPADPPHSLDLFQSAFSLDHCYLSLSETSKTDSSPSSGVTELVSLWNRRQEASQPTPDGFLSSSDEDSDCTWTPTKRALPLPTFGRKRKRSRASGNSSSTSGSGRHKETKKAHCPFQLKKKCVNGFIMFCRLNRKQYIRACPGTASTAATKELAHLWRVMTKQERRPYCIKARKFSRQHNRIVRQDCSSEEDDRLSPKPFHLLLAEKALCCPGLACMGSPLGDPLPDSLQSV
- the BHMG1 gene encoding basic helix-loop-helix and HMG box domain-containing protein 1 isoform X2, which gives rise to MWGPSGPPFPPERPQGGPGCRMSPVGSSDRKRRRNHTNTLQELAMLLPIPLQSSSKKLTKEILLHVLHYIEHLQRSIDMAKSLLLFQPTDKEDRRAHLCLPLGRSPSQPGKQPLEESAPNRSRGAAVGGVALVRRHPTPCHHLESWLPPSHGGAELTLLEMAEGGVHFCLATCCGEASVQEEHPCPPCETPKAAGDEYLPPQPWSKPLPRQELVFYDSCEEEEEAAVDTGPWLSAWPPEGSPLGSPLVDSPRKRSWPGSGQPGEELGLSPSLFTSPGRLLPEKLLQEGAESLTQALFEDVCLSPQSSTCLDGLAGTPQKKDPAPADPPHSLDLFQSAFSLDHCYLSLSETSKTDSSPSSGVTELVSLWNRRQEASQPTPDGFLSSSDEDSDCTWTPTKRALPLPTFGRKRKRSRASGNSSSTSGSGRHKETKKAHCPFQLKKKCVNGFIMFCRLNRKQYIRACPGTASTAATKELAHLWRVMTKQERRPYCIKARKFSRQHNRIVRQDCSSEEDDRLSPKPFHLLLAEKALCCPGLACMGSPLGDPLPDSLQSV
- the BHMG1 gene encoding basic helix-loop-helix and HMG box domain-containing protein 1 isoform X3 — its product is MAKSLLLFQPTDKEDRRAHLCLPLGRSPSQPGKQPLEESAPNRSRGAAVGGVALVRRHPTPCHHLESWLPPSHGGAELTLLEMAEGGVHFCLATCCGEASVQEEHPCPPCETPKAAGDEYLPPQPWSKPLPRQELVFYDSCEEEEEAAVDTGPWLSAWPPEGSPLGSPLVDSPRKRSWPGSGQPGEELGLSPSLFTSPGRLLPEKLLQEGAESLTQALFEDVCLSPQSSTCLDGLAGTPQKKDPAPADPPHSLDLFQSAFSLDHCYLSLSETSKTDSSPSSGVTELVSLWNRRQEASQPTPDGFLSSSDEDSDCTWTPTKRALPLPTFGRKRKRSRASGNSSSTSGSGRHKETKKAHCPFQLKKKCVNGFIMFCRLNRKQYIRACPGTASTAATKELAHLWRVMTKQERRPYCIKARKFSRQHNRIVRQDCSSEEDDRLSPKPFHLLLAEKALCCPGLACMGSPLGDPLPDSLQSV